The following proteins are encoded in a genomic region of Ammospiza caudacuta isolate bAmmCau1 chromosome 13, bAmmCau1.pri, whole genome shotgun sequence:
- the ZNF276 gene encoding LOW QUALITY PROTEIN: zinc finger protein 276 (The sequence of the model RefSeq protein was modified relative to this genomic sequence to represent the inferred CDS: inserted 2 bases in 1 codon), which yields MGQPALGRPRDTMPXNTWEINTREELPEPRDGIGRVLGTPQHRAGSATGAVGPEGLILGQLLFFSCLDFPCFAEGRARAAAGMEERGAPLAASVPPLSSRVCSSRAGIGRALSTGYCRLCHGKFSSRSLRHAFGKVPVLGESSEKQRRVDQVFFADFQRLVGVAVRQDPALPQFVCKKCHAQFYKCRSVLRTFIQRVNASPTGHAKAKGKSSGVQAQPGMEGGASCLVELITSSPQCLHSLVRWAHAHAGGCASVPALRGVLSSEYCGVLRASWGCADGHDYVMDTGSDRGSAPLDTAAALRCDWGKGPAQQRLTDNGAEAVAAPRAQQAAARTAPGQQPPSTGSTGCVEKEPTQDRDPSPSRLDGNASAREQALPQPVSPLSTATGQLSGKQVLSATSDERVKDEFSDLSEGDFLSDDESEKRNVQSSDDSFEPYPEKKVSGKKSDSKEAKKAEEPKIRKKPGPKPGWKKKIKCEREELPTIYKCPYQGCTAVYRGADGMKKHIKEHHEEVRERPCPHPGCNKVFMIDRYLQRHVKLIHTEVRNYICDECGQTFKQRKHLSVHQMRHSGAKPLQCEICGFQCRQRASLKYHMTKHKAEAELEFACDQCGKRFEKAHNLNVHMSMVHPLTQAQDKGKALEPEPLVLLTAAGTAQGQAVKPEVTAEPEPT from the exons atgggacagccagcGCTGGGGCGGCCAAGGGACACAATGCC AAATACCTGGGAGATAAACACTCGGGAAGAGCTGCCGGAACCAAGGGATGGCATTGGCAGAGTCCTGGGAaccccacagcacagagcaggctctgcCACCGGCGCAGTGGGGCCAGAAGGGCTGATTTTGGgtcagctgcttttcttttcctgcctggATTTCCCGTGCTTTGCTGAAGGCAGGGCTAGGGCggcagctgggatggaggagaggGGAGCACCTTTGGCTGCCTCGGTGCCACCCCTCAGCAGCCGCGTTTGCTCCTCCCGGGCAGGAATCGGCCGGGCGCTGAGCACCGGCTACTGCCGCCTGTGCCACGGCAAGTTCTCCTCGCGGAGCCTGCGCCACGCCTTCGGCAAGGTGCCCGTGCTGGGCGAGAGCTCGGAGAAGCAGCGCCGCGTGGACCAGGTGTTCTTCGCCGACTTCCAGCGCCTGGTGGGCGTGGCGGTGCGCCAGGACCCCGCGCTGCCCCAGTTCGTCTGCAAGAAATGCCATGCCCAGTTCTACAAGTGCCGCAGCGTGCTCCGCACCTTCATCCAGAGGGTGAACGCCTCGCCCACGGGCCACGCCAAGGCCAAAGGAAA GAGCAGCGGCGTCCAGGCACAGCCGGGTATGGAAGGAGGTGCCTCCTGCCTGG TGGAGCTGATCACGTCCAGCCCGCAgtgcctgcacagcctggtgcgcTGGGCGCACGCTCACGCCGGGGGCTGCGCCTCGGTGCCGGCGCTGCGCGGCGTGCTCTCCTCCGAGTACTGCGGGGTGCTCCGCGCCTCCTGGGGCTGCGCCGACGGCCACGACTACGTCATGGACACGGGCTCGGACCGCGGCTCCGCGCCGCTCGACACCGCCGCCGCCCTCAGGTGTGACTGGGGCAAGGGCCCGGCGCAGCAGCGCCTGACTGACAACGGGGCCGAGGCCGTTGCtgcccccagagcccagcaggctgcagcaAGGACAGCTCCCGGccagcagccccccagcacGGGGAGCACGGGGTGCGTGGAGAAGGAGCCCACGCAGGACAGGGATCCGTCTCCCTCGCGGCTGGACGGCAACGCCTCCGCCCGGGAGCAGGCCCTGCCGCAGCCTGTCTCCCCTCTGAGCACTGCCACAG GCCAGTTGAGTGGGAAGCAGGTTCTGTCTGCAACGTCGGATGAGCGGGTAAAAGACGAGTTCAGTGACCTTTCTGAGGG ggacttCTTGAGCGACGATGAAAGCGAGAAGAGAAACGTGCAATCCTCAGACGACTCCTTCGAGCCTTACCCCGAGAAGAA GGTTTCTGGCAAGAAAAGCGACAGTAAAGAAGCAAAGAAGGCGGAAGAGCCCAAAATAAGGAAGAAGCCGGGTCCTaagccaggctggaaaaaaaaaatcaaatgtgaACG ggaggagctgcccacCATCTACAAGTGTCCTTACCAGGGCTGCACTGCTGTCTACAGAGGGGCTGATGGCATGAAG AAGCACATCAAGGAGCACCACGAGGAGGTGCGGGAGCGGCCCTGCCCTCACCCTGGCTGCAACAAGGTGTTCATGATCGACCGGTACCTGCAGCGGCACGTCAAGCTCATCCACACAG AGGTACGGAACTATATCTGTGATGAGTGTGGGCAGACCTTCAAGCAACGCAAACACCTCTCGGTCCATCAGATGCGGCACTCGGGAGCGAAGCCCCTGCA GTGCGAGATCTGCGGGTTCCAGTGCCGCCAGCGCGCCTCCCTCAAGTACCACATGACCAAGCACAAAGCCGAGGCCGAGCTGGAGTTCGCCTGTGACCAGTGCGGGAAGCGCTTCGAGAAGGCGCACAACCTCAACGTGCACATGTCCATGGTGCACCCCCTGACCCAGGCCCAGGACAAGGGCAAGGCGCTGGAGCCAGAGCCCCTGGTGCTCCTCACTGCCGCAGGGACTGCGCAGGGCCAGGCGGTGAAGCCAGAAGTGACTGCGGAGCCCGAGCCcacctga